The Xiphias gladius isolate SHS-SW01 ecotype Sanya breed wild chromosome 9, ASM1685928v1, whole genome shotgun sequence genome window below encodes:
- the LOC120794197 gene encoding probable phosphatase phospho1 isoform X1 gives MSWFREIILNEMRLNVRLKGILTSSRHCEIAWRGTAHCFPHTPKMTAPSNRIHAAPQEQRYLVLFDFDETIINESSDDAVVSALPGRRLPDWLKNSYREGHYNEHMQKVLAYMAEQGVSEDSIRSAVEKIPPTPGLLNLLHYLQSHQQDFELVVVSDANMYFIETWLEHAGVRHLFRKIFTNPASFDATGRLVLLPFHSHSCSRCPDNMCKQVILRDYLACREKERGGAPFQKVFYIGDGANDICPSLALGPGDTAFPRMDFPMHRLLLGMQQSQAAKCKANVVPWASGEDIVVRLNKIMKER, from the exons ATGAGCTGGTTTCGTGAAATAATCTTGAATGAAATGCGTTTAAATGTGCGACTTAAAGGCATCTTGACCTCGTCGCGTCATTGTGAAATCGCCTGGAG AGGGACCGCTCACTGTTTTCCCCACACACCAAAGATGACAGCTCCATCAAACCGAATCCACGCAGCGCCACAGGAACAGCGCTACTTGGTGCTGTTCGACTTTGATGAGACCATCATCAATGAGAGCAGCGACGATGCTGTGGTGAGTGCTCTGCCGGGCCGGCGGCTCCCTGACTGGCTGAAAAACAGCTACAGGGAGGGGCATTACAACGAGCACATGCAGAAGGTCTTGGCCTATATGGCGGAGCAGGGTGTGTCTGAGGACTCCATCCGTTCAGCAGTGGAGAAGATCCCGCCAACGCCTGGCCTCCTGAACCTCCTCCACTATCTGCAGAGCCACCAGCAGGATTTTGAGTTAGTGGTGGTCTCTGATGCCAACATGTACTTCATCGAGACGTGGCTCGAGCATGCCGGGGTGCGTCACCTTTTTCGGAAGATTTTCACAAACCCGGCCAGTTTTGATGCGACTGGCCGGCTTGTGCTTCTCCCTTTCCACTCCCACTCGTGCTCCCGTTGTCCTGACAACATGTGCAAGCAGGTGATCCTTCGCGACTATCTGGCCTGCCGAGAAAAGGAGCGTGGAGGTGCACCCTTCCAGAAGGTATTCTATATCGGAGACGGAGCCAATGACATCTGTCCCTCTCTGGCTCTGGGGCCCGGGGACACAGCCTTCCCCAGGATGGACTTCCCCAtgcacaggctgctgctggggaTGCAGCAGTCCCAGGCAGCCAAGTGCAAGGCAAATGTAGTTCCTTGGGCCAGTGGTGAGGACATTGTGGTCCGCCTGAACAAAATAATGAAGGAGAgatga
- the LOC120794197 gene encoding probable phosphatase phospho1 isoform X2 yields the protein MTAPSNRIHAAPQEQRYLVLFDFDETIINESSDDAVVSALPGRRLPDWLKNSYREGHYNEHMQKVLAYMAEQGVSEDSIRSAVEKIPPTPGLLNLLHYLQSHQQDFELVVVSDANMYFIETWLEHAGVRHLFRKIFTNPASFDATGRLVLLPFHSHSCSRCPDNMCKQVILRDYLACREKERGGAPFQKVFYIGDGANDICPSLALGPGDTAFPRMDFPMHRLLLGMQQSQAAKCKANVVPWASGEDIVVRLNKIMKER from the coding sequence ATGACAGCTCCATCAAACCGAATCCACGCAGCGCCACAGGAACAGCGCTACTTGGTGCTGTTCGACTTTGATGAGACCATCATCAATGAGAGCAGCGACGATGCTGTGGTGAGTGCTCTGCCGGGCCGGCGGCTCCCTGACTGGCTGAAAAACAGCTACAGGGAGGGGCATTACAACGAGCACATGCAGAAGGTCTTGGCCTATATGGCGGAGCAGGGTGTGTCTGAGGACTCCATCCGTTCAGCAGTGGAGAAGATCCCGCCAACGCCTGGCCTCCTGAACCTCCTCCACTATCTGCAGAGCCACCAGCAGGATTTTGAGTTAGTGGTGGTCTCTGATGCCAACATGTACTTCATCGAGACGTGGCTCGAGCATGCCGGGGTGCGTCACCTTTTTCGGAAGATTTTCACAAACCCGGCCAGTTTTGATGCGACTGGCCGGCTTGTGCTTCTCCCTTTCCACTCCCACTCGTGCTCCCGTTGTCCTGACAACATGTGCAAGCAGGTGATCCTTCGCGACTATCTGGCCTGCCGAGAAAAGGAGCGTGGAGGTGCACCCTTCCAGAAGGTATTCTATATCGGAGACGGAGCCAATGACATCTGTCCCTCTCTGGCTCTGGGGCCCGGGGACACAGCCTTCCCCAGGATGGACTTCCCCAtgcacaggctgctgctggggaTGCAGCAGTCCCAGGCAGCCAAGTGCAAGGCAAATGTAGTTCCTTGGGCCAGTGGTGAGGACATTGTGGTCCGCCTGAACAAAATAATGAAGGAGAgatga
- the LOC120794198 gene encoding synaptic vesicle membrane protein VAT-1 homolog → MSGEEAPTQQQQPPEEEKQPDEPPPATQDAPQESGSGPAAEEKPLSCRALVLTGFGGYDKVRLQVKTQGKPQLRAGEVLVRVKACGLTFLELLARQGLYELLPAPPVTMGMEGSGLIEAVGEDVRDRKVGDRVIALSRSGMWQEVVVVSADRTFPMPEQMSFEEGAALPINYLTAYMMLFEMANVRPGKSVLIHMAAGGVGIAATQLCKTVQDVTVFGTASASKHETIAQGGVTHPIDYRTKDYVEEIRKISPKGVDIVLDPLGGSDTQKGFSLLKPLGTLVVFGAANCVTGQKKNVFAMAKTWYNQLSLNTLKLMQANKAICGFHLGYITDDQLISRTMFKLLELYRQGKIKPRIDSCYHFEEVTDAMRRMHERQNIGKVLLLPEPKKEEEKPKSNSEPGENAENTEAAISDKKEEATEEVKAEKD, encoded by the exons ATGTCTGGGGAAGAGGCTCCGACTCAGCAACAACAACCAcctgaggaggagaagcagcCGGATGAGCCTCCGCCAGCTACTCAGGATGCGCCGCAGGAGTCCGGGAGCGGCCCCGCAGCCGAGGAGAAGCCCCTCTCCTGCCGCGCTCTGGTTCTGACTGGCTTCGGGGGCTACGACAAAGTCAGGCTGCAGGTGAAGACGCAGGGGAAGCCGCAGCTGAGGGCTGGGGAGGTCCTGGTGCGCGTCAAGGCGTGCGGGCTCACCTTCCTCGAGCTGCTGGCCAGACAGGGGCTGTACGAGCTGCTGCCCGCCCCGCCGGTCACCATGGGAATGGAGGGGTCCGGGCTCATTGAGGCGGTCGGGGAGGATGTGAGGGACAGGAAA GTGGGAGATCGCGTCATCGCATTGAGTCGCAGTGGCATGTGGCAGGAAGTGGTTGTTGTGTCCGCTGACCGCACCTTCCCCATGCCCGAGCAGATGAGCTTCGAGGAGGGCGCCGCTCTTCCCATTAACTACTTGACCGCCTACATGATGCTGTTTGAGATGGCCAACGTGAGGCCGGGCAAGAGCGTTCTCATACACATGGCCGCAG GTGGCGTGGGTATTGCTGCTACCCAGCTGTGTAAGACGGTGCAGGATGTGACTGTTTTTGGCACGGCGTCAGCCTCCAAACACGAGACCATTGCGCAAGGTGGGGTAACCCACCCCATTGACTACCGCACCAAAGACTACGTGGAGGAAATACGCAAAATCAGCCCGAAGG gtgtgGACATCGTCCTTGACCCACTTGGTGGCTCAGACACCCAGAAGGGCTTTAGTTTGTTGAAACCATTGGGAACGCTTGTAGTCTTTG GTGCCGCCAATTGTGTGACGGGGCAGAAGAAGAACGTGTTTGCCATGGCAAAGACCTGGTACAACCAGCTCTCTCTCAACACCTTGAAACTGATGCAGGCCAACAAGGCCATCTGTGGCTTCCACCTGGGCTACATAACTGATGACCAGCTCATCAGCAGGACTATGTTCAAGCTGCTGGAGCTCTACAGGCAGGGAAAGATCAAGCCCCGCATTGACTCATGCTATCACTTTGAAGAG GTAACAGATGCCATGAGGCGCATGCACGAACGCCAGAATATTGGGAAAGTCCTCCTTCTTCCTGAACCcaagaaggaggaagagaagccAAAGTCCAACTCTGAGCCGGGAGAAAATGCGGAAAACACTGAAGCTGCCATCAGCGACAAGAAAGAGGAAGCCACAGAGGAAGTTAAAGCAGAGAAGGATTGA